The Clostridium sporogenes genome contains a region encoding:
- the pelG gene encoding exopolysaccharide Pel transporter PelG, with protein MAGIGFELKKLFKEHSLFYDIRAYFISSLVSIGPTCLCILLITTMQYFMKVMGESYKSVEYFVTIIVYCFSFSLIITGGFSLLISRYVSDCIYKDNKEKIVPSLFGILSIVLVIDFTISNLFYINSNISSCVKILSIILLGELSVVWIQSVYISVLKDYVAILKSFLIGIGNIIIIYFVLSYFIKFSIFYSALLSITFGFFVMIMLFIKKIIEEFGQNSFNYKECFEVITSFNKYPYIFITGFLYYIGMYIHNFVFWLSPKGITVENTFRVAPFYDIALFYAFLSLMPITVLFQVKTETAFYPKYKKYYMVSQEKGNIEDINLARSEMISTLYSELNYLIEMQFIIGLVFMVFGKKFLPQIGLAGLPTDIFSILVLGSMSFSIMYIIVVILLYFDSMVNAMKISIVFCVLNFLLTLLTLFLGEYFYGFGFFVAALSSFIYSYRKLDSFLKEIDYYTFASQPIFIKKVDGFFVRLYHNKIMKGDKLSEKD; from the coding sequence ATGGCTGGAATAGGTTTTGAATTAAAAAAACTTTTTAAAGAACATAGCTTGTTTTATGATATTAGAGCATATTTCATATCTTCCTTGGTAAGTATTGGACCTACATGTTTATGTATATTACTAATTACGACAATGCAATATTTTATGAAAGTTATGGGCGAAAGTTATAAAAGTGTAGAATATTTTGTGACAATAATAGTATATTGTTTTTCATTTTCATTAATAATTACAGGAGGATTTTCTCTTTTAATATCCAGATATGTTTCAGATTGTATATATAAAGATAATAAAGAAAAGATAGTACCTTCACTATTTGGTATTTTATCTATAGTTTTGGTAATTGATTTTACTATTTCAAATTTATTTTATATTAATTCTAATATAAGTAGTTGTGTAAAAATACTTTCTATAATTCTTTTAGGTGAATTATCAGTAGTATGGATTCAATCAGTATACATATCTGTTTTAAAAGATTATGTAGCAATTTTAAAGAGCTTTTTGATAGGGATTGGTAATATAATAATAATTTATTTTGTTTTAAGTTATTTTATAAAGTTTAGTATATTTTATAGTGCGTTACTTTCTATTACTTTTGGATTCTTTGTAATGATAATGTTGTTTATAAAAAAGATAATAGAAGAATTTGGGCAAAATAGTTTTAACTATAAAGAGTGCTTTGAAGTAATTACAAGTTTTAATAAATATCCATATATATTTATTACAGGTTTTTTATATTATATTGGAATGTATATACATAATTTTGTGTTTTGGCTTAGTCCTAAGGGAATAACTGTGGAGAATACTTTTAGAGTTGCGCCATTTTATGATATTGCATTATTTTATGCTTTTTTATCATTAATGCCCATAACGGTACTATTTCAAGTAAAGACTGAAACTGCATTTTATCCTAAATATAAAAAATATTATATGGTATCTCAGGAAAAAGGAAACATAGAAGATATTAATTTAGCAAGGTCAGAAATGATTTCTACATTGTATTCTGAACTAAATTATCTTATTGAAATGCAATTTATTATTGGTTTAGTATTTATGGTATTTGGAAAAAAATTTTTACCTCAGATAGGGCTGGCAGGATTGCCAACAGATATATTTTCTATACTAGTTTTAGGAAGCATGAGTTTTTCTATAATGTATATTATAGTAGTGATTTTACTTTATTTTGACAGTATGGTAAATGCTATGAAAATATCAATTGTTTTCTGTGTGTTAAATTTTTTATTAACATTATTAACATTATTTTTAGGTGAGTATTTTTATGGATTTGGATTCTTTGTAGCAGCTTTAAGTTCCTTTATTTATTCATATCGTAAGCTTGATTCGTTTTTAAAAGAAATAGATTATTATACTTTTGCTTCTCAACCAATATTTATAAAAAAAGTGGATGGTTTTTTTGTTAGATTATACCATAATAAAATTATGAAAGGAGACAAATTGAGTGAAAAAGATTAG
- a CDS encoding CotH kinase family protein — MKKISRKNVIIIAISLMIVLIIVILLFVKNIIIVNKVEEKSIKNGGKVEYTVKDNKAIYEEDEDGVRKIYITVAKDNKKNMGNLYRYRFHNFLTQKGKPETKPKLNVQVEFDRSSPIMAGSDVNATIEPKGHATSRAAQKSYKIKLSKKAGKWKGQSVINLNKCPYDLTRIRAKLAFDLIKTIPDIFSMRTEFFQVYVKDLAGGSNEFVDQGLYTQIEQPNESYIKNHGLAQEGYLYKAEFFEFNRYADRIKNVTDPAYDKVEFNKILKCRGIEDHTRLIKMLDDVNNYDLNIDDVINKHFNRENYLTWLAINILTGNRDTTSQNFLLFSPVTSDKWYFIPWDYDGAFGFESQGDQKVEFAPWQMEPLSNYWGVKLHKRFLSNPKNLKDLTQKVEEISKYMSKDKIESLVSKYYNETNAIIKSQPDIQFLPSTEENYEKEIKRLPFIVEENKKKFYDSMNTPMPIFLGEPKVEGNEYRFNWDESFDFKGNSLTYNFTISKDPSFNNIVFKKDSIKSTFINVPNLEGGKYYWKVEICDSNGRKQVAFDSCYDGDAKYYGVKELEVK; from the coding sequence GTGAAAAAGATTAGCAGAAAAAACGTAATTATTATTGCAATATCCTTAATGATAGTGCTTATAATAGTTATTTTATTATTTGTCAAAAATATCATAATTGTCAATAAGGTTGAAGAAAAAAGTATAAAAAATGGTGGAAAAGTTGAATATACTGTTAAAGATAATAAAGCAATTTATGAAGAGGATGAAGATGGTGTTAGGAAAATATATATTACCGTTGCAAAAGATAATAAAAAAAATATGGGTAATTTATATAGATACAGATTTCATAATTTTTTAACTCAAAAGGGCAAACCAGAAACAAAACCTAAATTAAATGTACAAGTTGAGTTTGATAGGTCTTCTCCTATAATGGCTGGTTCAGATGTGAATGCAACTATTGAACCTAAGGGACATGCTACCAGTAGAGCAGCACAAAAATCATATAAAATAAAGCTTTCTAAAAAAGCTGGAAAATGGAAGGGACAAAGTGTAATAAATCTAAATAAGTGTCCTTATGATTTGACAAGGATAAGAGCAAAGTTAGCTTTTGATTTAATTAAGACAATTCCAGATATTTTTAGTATGAGAACAGAATTTTTTCAAGTTTATGTTAAGGATTTAGCTGGAGGAAGTAATGAATTTGTAGACCAGGGATTATATACTCAAATTGAGCAACCTAATGAATCATATATCAAAAATCATGGACTAGCTCAAGAAGGGTATTTATATAAGGCAGAATTTTTTGAGTTTAATAGATACGCTGACAGAATTAAAAATGTAACTGATCCTGCCTATGATAAAGTGGAGTTTAATAAAATATTAAAATGTAGAGGGATAGAAGACCATACTAGATTAATAAAAATGTTAGATGATGTAAACAATTATGATCTAAATATTGATGATGTAATAAATAAGCATTTTAATAGAGAAAATTATTTAACTTGGCTTGCTATAAATATTTTAACAGGAAATAGAGATACAACATCTCAAAACTTCTTGCTTTTTAGTCCCGTTACTTCAGACAAATGGTATTTTATACCTTGGGACTATGATGGTGCTTTTGGATTTGAGTCCCAGGGAGATCAAAAGGTAGAATTTGCACCTTGGCAAATGGAACCTTTATCTAATTATTGGGGGGTTAAGTTGCATAAGAGGTTTTTATCTAATCCTAAGAATTTAAAAGATTTAACACAAAAAGTTGAAGAAATATCTAAATATATGTCTAAAGATAAAATAGAGAGCTTAGTTTCTAAATATTATAATGAAACGAATGCTATTATTAAAAGTCAACCAGATATACAATTTTTGCCGTCAACTGAAGAAAATTATGAAAAAGAGATTAAAAGGTTACCTTTTATTGTTGAAGAAAATAAGAAGAAATTCTATGATTCAATGAATACACCAATGCCAATATTTTTAGGTGAACCAAAGGTTGAGGGAAATGAGTATAGGTTTAATTGGGATGAATCCTTTGATTTCAAAGGAAATAGTTTAACATATAATTTTACTATTAGTAAAGATCCTAGCTTTAATAATATAGTGTTTAAAAAGGACTCTATAAAAAGCACTTTTATAAATGTTCCTAATTTAGAAGGAGGAAAATATTATTGGAAAGTGGAAATTTGCGATTCTAATGGTAGGAAGCAAGTAGCCTTTGATAGTTGTTACGATGGAGATGCTAAATATTATGGAGTAAAGGAATTAGAAGTTAAATGA
- a CDS encoding polyphosphate polymerase domain-containing protein, protein MRNGGKKFRHELKYYINYNDYISVRNRIKYVLKLDQNADESGEYFIRSLYYDDIYDSALYEKNFGVNIRKKYRIRIYNMSDKVIKLERKNKVGQYVCKESATISRKEYYEIINGNYKSLVSSNHPLKRDFYWEIKNKILAPKVIVDYDREAYVGKISETRITFDKNLRVSYTDNNIFNENIATQTIIAMPKMIMEVKFNEFLPESVRKMICIDAEDLSAISKYVFCRVQKNNI, encoded by the coding sequence ATGAGAAATGGAGGAAAAAAATTTAGGCATGAATTAAAATATTATATAAATTACAATGATTATATTTCAGTAAGGAATAGAATTAAATATGTACTAAAATTGGACCAAAATGCAGATGAAAGTGGAGAATATTTTATTAGAAGTTTATATTATGATGATATATATGACAGTGCATTATATGAAAAAAATTTTGGCGTAAATATTAGAAAAAAATATCGTATAAGAATTTATAATATGAGTGATAAGGTAATAAAACTTGAAAGAAAAAATAAAGTTGGTCAATATGTTTGTAAAGAAAGCGCCACAATTTCAAGAAAAGAGTATTATGAGATTATTAATGGTAATTATAAATCATTAGTTTCTTCAAATCATCCTTTGAAAAGAGATTTTTATTGGGAGATTAAAAATAAAATATTAGCTCCTAAAGTAATTGTGGACTATGATAGAGAAGCATATGTAGGAAAAATAAGTGAAACTAGAATTACCTTTGATAAAAACTTAAGAGTATCTTATACAGACAATAATATTTTTAATGAAAATATTGCAACTCAAACCATTATAGCCATGCCAAAGATGATAATGGAAGTGAAATTTAATGAGTTTTTACCTGAAAGTGTACGTAAAATGATCTGTATAGATGCGGAAGATTTGAGTGCAATTTCTAAGTATGTTTTTTGTAGAGTACAAAAAAATAATATATAA
- a CDS encoding DUF4956 domain-containing protein, with the protein MDKSLTFQDIFKKSFTQVDHFGKIPISQVVICLIITAIVASFIFYIYKDTFRGVVYSYSYNISLFVMSLLTSLIVLTISSNVALSLGMVGALSIVRFRTAIKDPMDVMYMFWAITVGIACGAKIYSVAILGSLLVGLAIKLLTNYKVKNNTYMFIIHYEEKINEKLIVTLQEVQYFIKSKSITRGVTEMALEVKVKNNNTAFVNEISEMEGVIDASLVRYNGDYAE; encoded by the coding sequence ATGGATAAAAGTCTAACTTTTCAAGATATTTTTAAAAAAAGTTTCACACAAGTAGATCATTTTGGAAAAATACCCATTTCACAAGTAGTTATATGTCTGATAATAACAGCCATTGTAGCATCCTTTATTTTCTATATATATAAAGATACTTTTAGAGGCGTAGTATATAGTTATAGTTATAATATTTCATTGTTTGTGATGAGTTTATTAACGTCGTTAATTGTATTAACTATAAGTTCAAATGTTGCATTATCTTTAGGGATGGTTGGTGCACTTAGTATTGTTAGATTTAGAACTGCAATTAAAGATCCTATGGATGTAATGTATATGTTTTGGGCCATAACAGTGGGAATAGCTTGTGGTGCAAAAATATATTCCGTGGCTATTTTGGGATCTCTTCTTGTAGGACTAGCTATTAAACTATTAACAAATTATAAAGTGAAAAACAATACCTATATGTTTATTATACATTATGAAGAAAAAATAAATGAAAAATTAATCGTTACACTTCAAGAAGTACAATATTTTATAAAGTCTAAATCTATTACAAGAGGGGTCACTGAGATGGCTTTAGAAGTAAAAGTAAAAAATAATAACACAGCATTTGTAAATGAAATATCAGAAATGGAAGGTGTTATTGATGCTTCTCTTGTAAGATATAATGGAGATTATGCAGAATAA
- a CDS encoding DUF4832 domain-containing protein, protein MQNKMKIKIWVVNLLLIIIIGIIVIMFLHNKKRIGVVNKEFKVNEFKESNRVIINPYMGLVMDATSGSTEQPFSMVYAGISWRELEPQKGKFNFNAIEKKIKYKYWKRDKSYVIRVYMDYPSSEKHMDIPDWLYKEIKGKGVWYDKDGNKGFAPEYNNPILIDYHSKLIKALGKRYGNDTSVVFVEIGSIGQWGEWNNSISNIENKFPNATVTDKYVKPYIQYLGNKILLMRRPFQIAKDNKMGLFNDSFGDKFQTNDYFLKWINNGYKVPDNEQYNPEMNGYWEKSPSGGEFANYPGDMYLENKNIESTINMIKNSHTTWLGPSHPGYIKLPKEKKKNLDSLLNIIGYRYTITRIQYSYINSPGQSLIGSIGIKNSGVAPFYFKWPIQVILEDSKGKIAQKQNLNYDIRNLLPGSIDIPFQIPLDKNLSAGTYKLKVCILNPETNKPAIEFANLSCENSKICNVGEMKVK, encoded by the coding sequence ATGCAGAATAAGATGAAAATTAAAATTTGGGTTGTTAATTTATTACTTATAATAATTATTGGGATTATAGTAATAATGTTTCTTCATAATAAAAAACGTATAGGTGTTGTAAATAAAGAATTTAAAGTTAATGAATTTAAAGAAAGTAATAGAGTAATAATTAATCCTTATATGGGGTTAGTTATGGATGCTACTTCGGGCTCTACGGAACAACCTTTTTCTATGGTTTATGCGGGAATATCGTGGAGAGAATTAGAGCCCCAGAAGGGAAAGTTTAATTTTAATGCAATTGAGAAAAAGATAAAATATAAGTATTGGAAAAGAGATAAAAGCTATGTTATAAGGGTATATATGGATTATCCTTCTAGTGAAAAACATATGGATATTCCAGATTGGCTGTATAAAGAAATTAAGGGAAAGGGAGTTTGGTATGATAAAGATGGAAATAAAGGATTTGCTCCCGAATATAATAATCCAATACTAATTGATTATCATAGCAAATTAATCAAAGCATTAGGAAAAAGATACGGTAATGATACCTCTGTGGTATTTGTTGAAATAGGAAGCATTGGTCAATGGGGAGAATGGAATAATTCTATATCAAATATAGAAAATAAATTTCCTAATGCAACTGTAACAGACAAGTATGTCAAACCTTATATACAATATTTGGGTAACAAAATTTTATTAATGAGAAGGCCTTTTCAAATAGCAAAAGACAATAAAATGGGATTGTTTAACGATTCCTTTGGTGACAAATTTCAAACTAATGATTATTTTTTAAAGTGGATAAATAATGGATATAAAGTTCCTGACAATGAGCAGTATAATCCTGAAATGAATGGATATTGGGAAAAAAGTCCCTCGGGAGGGGAGTTTGCAAATTATCCAGGAGATATGTATTTAGAGAATAAGAATATTGAAAGTACAATTAATATGATAAAAAATAGTCATACAACTTGGTTAGGTCCAAGTCATCCTGGATATATAAAATTGCCAAAGGAAAAGAAAAAGAATTTAGATAGTTTGCTAAATATAATAGGTTATAGATACACTATTACAAGAATTCAATATTCTTATATAAACTCTCCAGGACAAAGTTTAATTGGAAGTATAGGTATAAAAAATTCTGGGGTTGCACCATTTTACTTTAAGTGGCCAATACAAGTGATTTTAGAAGATTCTAAAGGGAAGATTGCACAAAAACAAAATTTGAATTATGATATTAGAAATTTACTTCCAGGAAGTATAGATATCCCATTTCAAATTCCACTAGATAAAAATTTGTCAGCTGGAACTTATAAACTGAAAGTTTGTATATTAAATCCTGAAACTAATAAACCAGCTATTGAATTTGCAAATTTAAGCTGTGAAAATAGTAAAATTTGTAATGTAGGTGAAATGAAAGTGAAATGA
- a CDS encoding TetR/AcrR family transcriptional regulator, giving the protein MSAQNEFLKYGYEKASLRTICKNVGLTTGALYFFFNNKEDLFESLVKKIAKSFKEIICTFVEREKENYKNILNDNCKYIDNSYYHIEHERKFMKYMYANKNAFILLAMKSQGSCYENYYDEVLQLVEGLFREFLEMYKGKTSRNPNINEYTIHCLVSWRMHSYINVLNSNLTLHEALTQAEVIANYAVGGWNRIMKNSFESLDYNSMLAT; this is encoded by the coding sequence ATTTCTGCGCAAAATGAGTTTTTGAAATATGGATATGAGAAAGCTTCCTTAAGAACTATATGTAAAAATGTAGGACTTACAACTGGAGCACTGTATTTTTTCTTTAATAATAAAGAAGATTTATTTGAGTCATTAGTAAAAAAGATTGCAAAAAGCTTTAAAGAAATTATTTGCACCTTTGTAGAAAGGGAAAAAGAGAACTACAAAAATATTTTAAATGATAATTGTAAATATATAGACAATTCTTATTATCATATTGAGCATGAGAGGAAGTTCATGAAGTATATGTATGCTAATAAGAATGCATTTATTCTTTTGGCTATGAAATCACAGGGGTCTTGCTATGAGAATTATTATGATGAAGTTCTTCAGTTAGTGGAGGGATTATTTAGAGAATTTTTAGAGATGTATAAGGGCAAAACCAGTAGAAACCCTAATATAAATGAATATACAATACATTGTTTGGTTTCATGGCGTATGCATTCTTATATTAATGTATTAAATAGTAATTTAACTCTTCATGAGGCACTAACTCAAGCAGAAGTTATAGCCAATTATGCAGTTGGTGGTTGGAACAGAATAATGAAAAATTCATTTGAAAGTTTAGATTATAATTCTATGCTAGCAACATAA
- a CDS encoding PadR family transcriptional regulator, whose amino-acid sequence MQEQIIRKLFLGFIHIHILHHAKKEPFYGSWMIEELKEHGYEISAGTLYPILHNLQKNGALKVEDKNVDGKIRKYYSITQLGENLLNEAKEKAYELFKEIKE is encoded by the coding sequence ATGCAAGAGCAAATTATTAGAAAATTATTTTTAGGATTTATTCATATTCATATATTACATCATGCTAAAAAAGAGCCTTTTTATGGGTCATGGATGATAGAAGAACTTAAGGAACATGGCTATGAAATTAGTGCAGGAACATTATATCCAATACTCCACAATTTACAGAAAAATGGTGCCCTCAAAGTTGAAGACAAAAATGTTGATGGAAAAATAAGAAAATATTATTCAATTACTCAATTAGGTGAAAATCTTCTTAATGAAGCTAAGGAAAAAGCCTATGAATTGTTTAAAGAAATAAAAGAATAA
- a CDS encoding ABC transporter ATP-binding protein: MNLPLFQGENIVYKANLIYDNITIERGKSNFIVGESGSGKSTFLKLLNNSISPISGKLLYNGKAIEEYNPIILRREVSLVSQDPFLFDGSILDNFEIFYSLRQETIPSKDYISYIAKLCGVKFSLDKNTFTLSGGERQRVYISIFLSLCPKVILLDEPTSALDEENSHKIMRNIISLCKEKNIDIVIVSHNKNIINEFCEHKIEILKGD, from the coding sequence ATGAATTTACCATTATTTCAAGGAGAAAATATTGTTTATAAAGCTAATTTAATTTATGATAATATAACAATTGAAAGGGGAAAAAGCAATTTTATTGTTGGAGAGAGTGGAAGTGGTAAGAGTACTTTTTTAAAGTTACTGAATAATTCTATAAGTCCAATTTCAGGAAAGTTGCTGTATAATGGTAAAGCAATTGAAGAATATAATCCTATTATTTTAAGAAGGGAGGTAAGCTTAGTTTCGCAAGATCCGTTTCTTTTTGATGGTAGTATTTTAGATAATTTTGAAATCTTTTACTCCTTAAGGCAAGAAACTATTCCTAGTAAAGATTATATTAGTTATATTGCTAAGCTTTGTGGGGTGAAATTTTCTTTAGATAAAAATACATTTACCCTTTCAGGTGGAGAACGTCAAAGAGTCTATATATCTATTTTTTTATCATTATGTCCAAAGGTTATATTATTAGATGAGCCTACTTCAGCTTTAGATGAAGAAAATAGTCACAAAATAATGAGAAATATAATAAGTTTATGTAAAGAAAAAAATATTGATATTGTAATTGTAAGCCATAATAAAAACATTATTAATGAGTTTTGTGAACATAAAATTGAAATTTTAAAGGGGGATTAA
- a CDS encoding ABC transporter permease → MQGVVALSIFQFSLIYLLLIIVLIIMKKSKINETKLLLVASLRMSIQLIIVGYILQYMFSNPNPIFTVSFLILMIMFSIERVIKSRKDLNYNFKIAIGVSLTCSGLFVLFFFVTVVVKKSIFNPQYTIPLAGMIIGNAMTGINIGIKSFMDSIGKEKNRINALINLGIEPKDILRPFINNSLETALIPTLNSMLGMGIIFLPGMMTGQILSGTLPITAIMYQIAIMIAICTSVCATVFLSLNLGYKSLYNNRKQFL, encoded by the coding sequence ATGCAAGGAGTAGTTGCGCTAAGCATTTTTCAGTTTTCTCTTATTTATTTACTTCTAATTATAGTATTGATTATAATGAAAAAATCAAAAATTAATGAAACTAAACTTCTTTTAGTTGCAAGTTTAAGAATGTCAATTCAACTTATAATTGTAGGATATATACTTCAATATATGTTTAGTAATCCCAATCCTATATTTACTGTAAGTTTTCTTATACTTATGATAATGTTTTCTATTGAAAGAGTAATTAAAAGCAGAAAAGATTTAAACTATAATTTTAAAATTGCAATTGGAGTTTCTTTAACATGTTCAGGATTATTTGTTTTATTTTTCTTTGTCACTGTAGTGGTAAAGAAATCTATATTCAACCCTCAATATACTATACCATTAGCAGGTATGATAATAGGTAACGCTATGACTGGAATAAATATTGGAATAAAAAGCTTTATGGACTCCATAGGAAAGGAAAAAAATAGAATTAATGCTTTAATCAATTTAGGTATAGAACCTAAAGATATTTTAAGACCTTTCATTAATAATTCCTTAGAAACAGCTCTAATTCCTACACTAAATTCTATGCTAGGAATGGGAATAATATTTTTACCAGGAATGATGACAGGTCAAATACTATCTGGTACATTACCTATTACAGCAATTATGTATCAAATAGCAATTATGATTGCAATTTGTACTTCTGTTTGTGCAACAGTGTTTTTGTCTTTAAATTTAGGATATAAGTCTTTATATAATAATAGAAAACAATTTCTATAG
- a CDS encoding sigma-54-dependent Fis family transcriptional regulator, with product MIYGKEKQDNIIKKSHERSVYFGIEENRVFPKKILKGKEITNNIEKNKNFLKVASPFIEILYDFLKGSGFFIILTDKEGCILKIIGDKEVIDIAYNLNMVVGAFMSENSIGTNAMGTAIKENIPIQISEREHFIKAYHRWTCSAAPIHDINGEIIGTLNLSGDRDKVHSHTLGLVVAAVKSIENQINVDNTNKKLLETYQYMNTIVDSISSGIYVVDFKGKIKTINKAACNILGIEDRDVLEQNVENILPNWQHIFERIKNGKTYEDKEAVLNDKLIKGRYNVSATPIQIEDEIIGMVIVFKEIKTVLELVNKYSGMRAVYNFEDIIGESKEIQRVISYAKSISSSPSTVLIEGESGTGKELLAQSIHNYGDRRENSFIALNCGAIPKSLIESELFGYEEGAFTGARRGGHAGKFELANGGTLFLDEIGEMPLDMQVNLLRVLQEGYVTRVGGDKIIPVDVRIIAATNKDLKKEVEKGTFRQDLYYRLSVIPIKLPPIRERKGDLPILIKYFLRSKSIKLNKPMPDIKEDIYCNMLEYNWPGNIRELENVIENIVNLKGDSSFILEEDFENIEHKHNFHENNIGLLYSNKIRTLEEIEKEAIINTLNEYNKNMSQSAKALGITRATLYSKLKKYNI from the coding sequence TTGATTTATGGTAAAGAAAAACAAGATAATATAATAAAAAAATCGCATGAGAGATCTGTTTATTTTGGAATAGAGGAAAATAGAGTTTTTCCAAAAAAAATTCTTAAAGGAAAAGAAATTACTAATAATATAGAAAAAAACAAGAATTTTTTAAAAGTTGCATCTCCTTTTATAGAGATATTATATGATTTTTTAAAAGGTTCAGGGTTTTTTATAATTTTAACAGATAAAGAAGGATGTATTTTAAAAATTATTGGGGATAAAGAAGTAATAGATATTGCATATAACTTAAATATGGTAGTAGGAGCATTTATGTCAGAAAATAGTATAGGAACAAATGCTATGGGCACAGCTATAAAGGAGAACATACCTATTCAAATATCTGAAAGAGAACATTTTATAAAAGCTTATCACAGATGGACATGCTCTGCAGCACCTATACATGATATAAATGGAGAAATAATAGGAACTTTAAATTTAAGTGGAGATAGAGACAAAGTTCATTCTCACACATTAGGATTAGTTGTAGCAGCTGTTAAATCCATAGAAAATCAAATAAATGTAGATAATACAAATAAAAAGTTATTAGAAACCTATCAATATATGAATACTATAGTAGATTCAATATCTTCAGGAATATATGTGGTGGATTTTAAGGGGAAAATTAAGACAATAAATAAAGCAGCCTGTAATATTCTTGGAATTGAAGATAGAGATGTGTTAGAGCAAAATGTAGAAAATATATTGCCTAATTGGCAGCATATATTTGAAAGAATTAAAAATGGAAAAACCTATGAGGACAAAGAAGCAGTTTTAAATGATAAATTGATTAAAGGAAGATATAATGTTTCTGCTACCCCAATACAAATAGAAGATGAAATAATAGGAATGGTTATTGTTTTTAAGGAAATAAAAACCGTGTTAGAGTTGGTTAATAAATATAGTGGTATGAGAGCTGTGTATAATTTTGAAGATATTATAGGTGAAAGTAAAGAAATACAGAGGGTAATAAGCTATGCTAAAAGTATAAGTTCATCTCCATCTACTGTATTAATCGAAGGAGAAAGTGGTACAGGAAAAGAATTATTGGCTCAATCAATTCATAATTATGGTGATAGAAGAGAAAATAGTTTTATTGCTTTAAATTGTGGAGCTATACCTAAAAGTTTAATAGAAAGTGAACTTTTTGGATATGAAGAGGGAGCTTTTACAGGAGCGAGAAGAGGTGGACATGCAGGTAAATTTGAGTTGGCTAATGGAGGAACTTTATTTTTAGATGAAATTGGAGAAATGCCTTTGGATATGCAAGTAAATTTACTTAGAGTTTTGCAAGAGGGATATGTAACAAGAGTTGGTGGAGATAAAATAATACCTGTAGATGTAAGAATTATTGCTGCTACTAATAAAGATTTAAAAAAAGAAGTAGAAAAGGGTACTTTTAGACAGGATTTATATTATAGATTAAGTGTAATACCTATAAAATTACCTCCTATTAGAGAAAGAAAAGGAGATTTGCCTATACTGATTAAATATTTTTTGAGAAGTAAATCTATAAAATTAAATAAACCAATGCCTGATATAAAGGAAGATATATATTGTAATATGCTAGAATACAACTGGCCAGGCAATATAAGAGAACTGGAAAACGTTATAGAGAATATAGTTAATTTAAAGGGAGATAGTTCTTTTATACTAGAAGAAGATTTTGAAAACATTGAGCATAAGCATAACTTTCATGAAAATAATATAGGGCTTTTATATAGTAATAAAATAAGAACTTTAGAGGAAATTGAAAAAGAAGCCATTATAAATACATTGAATGAATATAATAAGAATATGTCACAAAGTGCAAAAGCACTTGGTATAACTAGAGCTACATTATATTCAAAACTTAAGAAATATAATATTTGA